The window CCGTCCATTATCGGCACGGGAAGAAGATTTTTAATTTTTTCGTATTCGGGCAAATCTTCGTTTTCCGCATTTTTGCCGATAAAAGTGTTATTTTTCACATACGGCTCATCGATATAAAAGCTTGATTCGTTTACCTGATATGTTCTCATTTATTTCTCCTTTTTTAAACTTCAACCGGCGAGAACGACGAAAATTCCGTTTCGCCCGTTGCCGCCGAAACAAACGCTTTCACGCTCGGCGAAAGCATTGAATATGCGTTTACAAATGTTTTTGCGCGTTCAAAATACTGATTCATAAAATACGGCGAGCCGAACGACACAACCGCCGTTTTGTCAACTGCGGTTTGCAGTGATATTGCAACCTTTTGCGCCTCGGTTGAGTGGAAATCCAAAAATCCGATCGGTCGGAACGGGCGCGAGAAGAGTGCGTACAAAATAAGGTCGTAACCGTCTGTTTCTGTCTTTTTTATGCCGTCCTTTAGATACTGCACGTCAAAGCCTTTTTCGCCGAGAAGGTCGGCAAGGAGCTTTCCTTCATCAAATGCGGGAATGTGATGCGTAATCGGAATTACCGCAATTTTTTTGTATTTTTCGGTTGTAAGCGGAAAAATATCCGCGTCGTCACGCATTAAAGTAACCGACTTTTCCGCAACGTTTTTCTGCGTGTTTTTGACAAATTCTCTGTCTTTTTCGCTTAAAGTTATTGCGTGATTGTCCTTTTTGAAAAGTCCCATTTTCTCTTTCATAGAAAGAATTCTCGTCACCGCGTCGTCAAGGCGCGACATCGGAATATATCCGTTTTCGATTGCCTCGGTCATATTTTTAACATAGTTTTCCGACGGCCAGAGCATCATATCACAGCCTGCCTTAAAGCTTTCAATCTGCGAAATATCCATAGTTTTGTACCAGCCGTTAAAACCGCCCATTCCGAGCGCGTCGGTAACAACAACGCCGTCAAAGCCCATTTCCTTTTTGAGAAGATTTTCGATAAGTTCGTGTGAAAGCGTTGCGGGAAGTTTCATTCCGTTGTCAAAAATTTCTTTCTGATACGACGGGAGCGTGATGTGTCCGCTCATAACAGAGTAAACTCCCGATTTTATAACCTCCTCAAACACTTTGCCCGACTTTTTCTTCCATTCGTCAAACGAAAGCGTGTTATTGGTCGTGACAATATGCTGGTCGCGGTAGTCGAGTCCGTCGCCGGGGAAATGCTTTGCGCACGCGGCAAGACCGTTGTCCTGCATACCTTTTATCACTTGGGGCAAAAGCTTGATTGCCAAGTTCACGTCGTCGGTAAGTCCGCGCACGTTAACGAGCGGATTTCTCTTGTTTATGTTTAAATCGCATACGGGCGAAAACGACCAGTTTGCGCCGACGCTCCTTGCCTCAAGCGCGGTCGCTTTGCCGTAGTTGTATGCAAGTTTTTCACTGTCTGCTGCACCGAGGCTCATAAGATACGGAAGCGGTGTAAGACCTTTTAACATACTTCCGCATCCGTTTTCAAAATCCGACGTGATAAGTATGGGAATATCCGCGTT of the Qingrenia yutianensis genome contains:
- a CDS encoding glycoside hydrolase family 3 protein, with product MKISDMTLLEKILQTVVIKVDKDNFVSDKIGAAFFFGEIITEADEMGLDAARKTLAEYIDNADIPILITSDFENGCGSMLKGLTPLPYLMSLGAADSEKLAYNYGKATALEARSVGANWSFSPVCDLNINKRNPLVNVRGLTDDVNLAIKLLPQVIKGMQDNGLAACAKHFPGDGLDYRDQHIVTTNNTLSFDEWKKKSGKVFEEVIKSGVYSVMSGHITLPSYQKEIFDNGMKLPATLSHELIENLLKKEMGFDGVVVTDALGMGGFNGWYKTMDISQIESFKAGCDMMLWPSENYVKNMTEAIENGYIPMSRLDDAVTRILSMKEKMGLFKKDNHAITLSEKDREFVKNTQKNVAEKSVTLMRDDADIFPLTTEKYKKIAVIPITHHIPAFDEGKLLADLLGEKGFDVQYLKDGIKKTETDGYDLILYALFSRPFRPIGFLDFHSTEAQKVAISLQTAVDKTAVVSFGSPYFMNQYFERAKTFVNAYSMLSPSVKAFVSAATGETEFSSFSPVEV